A region of Vibrio chagasii DNA encodes the following proteins:
- a CDS encoding thioredoxin domain-containing protein, whose product MKRLQNVFILLASLILSATAYASPSEGKQYTLLEKPYSTEYQVDKFFSLTCMPCWQMTELLKDKEGSGELELHRTHVIFNDSTLQAAGIYYTVLAQKPVLSHELLSELFSLVQTKNPLQETDIDAFFKEHNLVKQEDMTQDQQQQWAKFMEDAVSKTEQASISSIPSFIINGRYMVKLRGHRSMEELLETIKYLKEQ is encoded by the coding sequence ATGAAACGATTACAAAACGTATTTATCCTTTTAGCTTCTCTTATCCTAAGCGCTACTGCTTATGCATCTCCATCAGAGGGAAAACAATACACGCTTTTAGAAAAACCTTATTCGACCGAGTATCAAGTAGACAAATTCTTTTCATTGACCTGCATGCCTTGTTGGCAGATGACAGAGTTACTTAAAGATAAGGAAGGCTCTGGTGAACTGGAATTGCATCGTACTCACGTGATTTTTAACGACTCGACCTTACAAGCTGCGGGTATTTACTACACCGTATTGGCTCAAAAGCCAGTTCTGTCTCATGAACTTTTGAGTGAGTTATTCTCGCTGGTTCAAACTAAAAACCCACTTCAAGAAACGGATATCGATGCTTTTTTCAAAGAACACAACCTTGTGAAACAAGAAGACATGACTCAAGACCAACAACAGCAATGGGCTAAGTTTATGGAAGATGCTGTTTCTAAAACCGAGCAAGCGTCGATTAGCAGCATTCCGAGCTTTATTATTAATGGGCGCTATATGGTGAAACTAAGAGGCCACCGCTCTATGGAAGAATTGCTCGAAACCATTAAATACCTGAAAGAGCAATAG